A genomic region of Papaver somniferum cultivar HN1 chromosome 7, ASM357369v1, whole genome shotgun sequence contains the following coding sequences:
- the LOC113294125 gene encoding uncharacterized protein LOC113294125 yields the protein MSPTGYFISQVKYASEILQRAGLSDNKVTDTPLELNVKYSPIDGTLLSNPTLYRQLVGSLNYLTITRPDISHAVHIVSQFMSAPRSTHYAVVLRILRYIKGSLHQGLCFSSKYDLTLQAYSDSDWAGDITDRKSITGYCVFLGDSLISWRKFDKDGKGIQLGDLYWESKIP from the exons atgtcacccactggttatttcatATCACAAGTCAAATATGCATCTGAGATTCTACAGCGTGCAGGGCTATCTGACAATAAGGTAACTGAcacacctcttgaattgaatGTAAAATACAGTCCTATAGATGGGACTCTATTGTCTAATCCAACACTGTATCGTCAACTAGTAGGGAGTCTAAATTACTTGACCATTACGAGACCAGACATAAGTCATGCAGTTCACATAGTCAGTCAGTTTATGTCTGCTCCAAGATCTACTCATTATGCAGTTGTTCTCAGAATTCTAAGATATATCAAGGGGTCTCTTCATCAAGGTCTGTGTTTCTCATCCAAGTATGATCTCACTCTTCAAGCTTACTCAGATTCTGATTGGGCTGGGGATATTACAGATAGAAAATCTATTACAGGCTATTGTGTGTTCTTGGGAGACTCGTTGATTtcatggagaa AGTTTGATAAAGATGGAAAAGGAATTCAACTCGGTGATCTTTACTGGGAGAGCAAAATACCTTGA